A single genomic interval of Aliiroseovarius sediminilitoris harbors:
- a CDS encoding trans-3-hydroxy-L-proline dehydratase, producing MRSSKTIHVISAHAEGEVGDVIVGGVLPPPGETIWEQSRWIARDQTLRNFVLNEPRGGVFRHVNLLVPPRHPDAQAAWIIMEPEDTPPMSGSNSICVATVLLDAGLVLMQEPETHMVLESPGGLVRVRADCKNGKAERIHVQNVPSFAAELDQTLAVDGLGTLTVDTAYGGDSFVIVDAAALGFSLTEDEARDIAKLGVRITNAANQQLTFSHPDNPDWRHFSFCLFAGPLVKDAEGLNTKAAVAIRPGKVDRSPTGTALSARMAVLRARGLMNVGDRLTVQSIIGSTFSGTILGETTIGDCPAIIPEISGRGWITGIHQHMLDPSDPWPEGYRISDTWGAG from the coding sequence ATGCGGTCTTCGAAAACCATTCACGTCATCTCGGCCCATGCCGAAGGCGAAGTGGGTGACGTGATCGTGGGCGGCGTTCTGCCTCCGCCCGGCGAAACAATCTGGGAACAGAGCCGCTGGATCGCCCGCGACCAGACCCTGCGCAATTTCGTCCTGAACGAACCGCGCGGCGGGGTCTTTCGGCATGTGAACCTGCTCGTGCCTCCCAGACACCCCGACGCACAGGCCGCGTGGATTATCATGGAACCCGAGGACACCCCGCCGATGTCCGGTTCGAATTCAATCTGTGTCGCAACCGTGCTGCTGGACGCGGGTTTGGTCCTAATGCAGGAACCAGAAACACATATGGTGCTGGAGTCACCCGGCGGGCTGGTCCGCGTCAGGGCAGACTGCAAAAACGGCAAGGCCGAGCGCATTCATGTGCAGAACGTCCCATCCTTCGCTGCCGAACTCGACCAGACGCTTGCGGTCGATGGCCTTGGCACACTGACCGTCGATACCGCCTATGGCGGTGACAGTTTCGTTATCGTGGATGCCGCAGCGCTCGGTTTTTCGCTGACCGAAGACGAGGCGCGTGACATCGCAAAACTTGGCGTCCGCATCACCAATGCCGCCAATCAGCAATTGACGTTTTCGCACCCGGACAATCCTGACTGGCGGCATTTCTCGTTCTGTCTGTTTGCCGGGCCATTGGTCAAGGACGCTGAGGGATTGAACACCAAGGCGGCCGTCGCGATCCGGCCTGGCAAGGTCGACCGCTCCCCCACCGGCACAGCCCTTTCGGCGCGAATGGCGGTTCTGCGCGCCCGCGGCCTGATGAATGTGGGCGACCGGCTGACGGTCCAATCCATCATCGGCTCGACCTTCTCAGGCACCATTCTTGGCGAAACCACAATTGGTGATTGCCCGGCCATTATTCCTGAAATTTCTGGCCGGGGCTGGATCACCGGCATTCACCAACACATGCTTGATCCCTCCGACCCATGGCCCGAGGGCTATCGGATCTCGGACACGTGGGGTGCGGGCTGA
- the xylB gene encoding xylulokinase, producing MAFLGIDLGTSGLRALLVNAEGTPLGAVERSYAATHPHPGWSEQDPAQWIAAFDSAMDELRATFPGFADLRGIGVAGHMHGATLLDAAGKVLRPCILWNDTRSAAEAAVLDAMPDVRARSGNIVFPGFTAPKLEWVRRHEPEIFAQTAKVLLPAAYLNYYLTGEYVADMSDSAGTSWLDVGKRQWSERLLEASHMRPDQMPRLVEGSEVAGGMRQKLARKWGLSGSVTVAGGAGDNAAAACGIGALNEGQGFVSLGTSGVLLAARDGYAPAPETAVHTFCHAVPGRWFQMGVMLSATDSLNWLARITGEKPAKLTALLGNVLHPPGAVRFLPYLSGERTPHNDAEIRGGFTGLSAGTTRQDMTRAVLEGVAFGLRDSFDALTGTDAKLDKIIAIGGGTASRYWVNLLATVLGVPVQLPASGEFGAALGAARLGRIAATGVAPESVITPPEIQVEILPDTEKMEAFAAAHQAFRRAYPALKSIQ from the coding sequence ATGGCATTTCTGGGGATTGATCTTGGCACCTCTGGCCTGCGTGCTTTGTTGGTCAATGCAGAGGGCACGCCGCTTGGCGCGGTCGAGCGGAGCTATGCCGCGACACATCCCCATCCCGGTTGGTCCGAACAGGACCCCGCCCAGTGGATCGCAGCATTTGACAGTGCGATGGACGAATTGCGGGCGACGTTCCCCGGGTTTGCCGATCTGCGCGGGATCGGGGTTGCCGGGCATATGCATGGTGCCACGCTGCTTGATGCGGCGGGCAAGGTTTTGCGCCCCTGTATTCTGTGGAATGACACGCGATCTGCGGCTGAGGCGGCGGTGCTGGATGCAATGCCGGATGTTCGGGCACGATCCGGCAACATCGTATTCCCCGGCTTCACGGCACCCAAGCTGGAATGGGTGCGCCGCCATGAACCCGAGATTTTTGCACAGACTGCCAAGGTTCTGCTGCCCGCGGCCTATCTGAACTACTATCTGACCGGTGAATATGTGGCGGACATGTCGGACAGTGCTGGCACGTCGTGGCTGGATGTTGGCAAGCGTCAGTGGTCCGAGCGGTTGCTTGAGGCCAGCCACATGCGGCCGGATCAGATGCCCCGGTTGGTCGAAGGGTCAGAAGTGGCGGGAGGGATGCGCCAAAAGCTGGCCAGGAAATGGGGGTTGAGCGGTTCTGTGACCGTGGCGGGCGGGGCAGGGGACAATGCCGCCGCTGCCTGTGGCATCGGCGCGTTGAATGAAGGGCAGGGGTTTGTCTCGCTGGGCACGTCCGGGGTGCTTCTGGCTGCGCGCGATGGATACGCACCTGCGCCAGAGACCGCCGTGCACACGTTTTGTCATGCGGTGCCGGGGCGGTGGTTTCAGATGGGCGTCATGTTGTCGGCGACCGACAGTCTGAACTGGCTGGCGCGGATTACTGGCGAAAAACCGGCAAAGCTGACCGCGCTTCTTGGCAATGTGTTGCACCCACCCGGTGCGGTTCGGTTCCTGCCCTATCTGTCCGGTGAACGGACACCTCACAATGACGCTGAAATTCGCGGCGGGTTTACAGGCTTGTCCGCAGGAACCACGCGGCAGGACATGACCCGCGCTGTGCTTGAAGGCGTGGCGTTCGGGTTGCGCGACAGTTTCGACGCGCTGACCGGCACTGATGCCAAGCTGGACAAGATCATCGCCATCGGTGGCGGAACCGCGTCGCGATACTGGGTCAACCTGTTGGCAACCGTGCTGGGTGTGCCGGTTCAACTGCCCGCATCAGGCGAGTTCGGCGCTGCGCTGGGAGCGGCACGACTGGGCCGGATCGCAGCCACCGGTGTCGCGCCGGAAAGCGTCATCACGCCGCCAGAGATACAAGTCGAAATCCTGCCGGATACCGAGAAGATGGAGGCATTCGCCGCGGCCCATCAGGCTTTCCGCAGGGCTTATCCGGCGCTGAAATCCATTCAGTAA
- a CDS encoding bifunctional allantoicase/(S)-ureidoglycine aminohydrolase → MSKSSYYAPNGGLPPQTQLLTDRAMFTEAYAVIPKGTYSDIVTSLLPFWDDARFWVLSRPLSGFAETFSQYIAEVLPGGGSNHPETEAGVEAVLFVVEGGMTLTIDGIAHEMGEGGYAFLPPHANWTLRNNGSVPVRFHWIRKHYQAVEGLDAPEAFVTNENDVTPTAMPDTDGAWATSRFVDPSDLRHDMHVTIVTFQPGGVIPFAETHVMEHGLYVLEGKAVYRLNQDWVEVEAGDYMWLRAFCPQACYAGGPGPFRYLLYKDVNRHMTLSAAKF, encoded by the coding sequence ATGTCGAAATCGAGCTATTACGCCCCGAACGGAGGGTTGCCCCCTCAGACCCAGCTTCTGACCGACCGGGCGATGTTTACCGAAGCCTACGCGGTTATCCCCAAGGGGACGTATAGCGATATCGTGACGAGCCTTCTGCCGTTCTGGGACGACGCGCGGTTCTGGGTGTTATCGCGGCCATTGTCGGGCTTTGCCGAAACCTTCTCGCAATATATCGCAGAAGTGCTGCCGGGCGGTGGCAGCAACCATCCCGAGACGGAAGCTGGCGTCGAAGCGGTGTTGTTCGTGGTCGAAGGGGGCATGACCCTGACGATTGATGGCATAGCGCATGAGATGGGTGAGGGCGGGTATGCCTTCCTGCCCCCGCACGCCAACTGGACCCTGCGCAACAACGGCTCCGTGCCGGTCCGGTTTCACTGGATTCGCAAGCATTATCAGGCGGTCGAGGGTCTGGACGCACCAGAGGCGTTCGTCACCAATGAAAATGACGTGACACCCACCGCCATGCCCGACACTGACGGCGCGTGGGCGACCAGCCGCTTTGTGGACCCCAGCGACCTGCGCCATGACATGCATGTGACGATTGTCACCTTCCAACCGGGCGGGGTCATCCCCTTTGCCGAAACCCATGTGATGGAACACGGGCTTTATGTGCTGGAAGGCAAAGCGGTCTATCGCCTTAATCAGGACTGGGTCGAAGTTGAGGCCGGCGATTACATGTGGCTGCGCGCCTTCTGCCCGCAGGCGTGCTATGCTGGTGGACCGGGGCCGTTCCGGTATCTGCTTTATAAGGACGTGAACCGGCACATGACGCTGAGCGCGGCCAAATTCTAG
- a CDS encoding TetR/AcrR family transcriptional regulator: MNIVDPSRPSATEDIWLKAAYDVLTESGVEAVKIMPLAKRLGLTRTSFYWHFKDREALLEAMIRYWEDTNTGNLVTRCEAYAENIFEAIFNLFDCWLDDTLFDSRLDLAIRNWARNDPALQIRLDQADARRKEAMEGIFLRFGFDPAEAEIRALTMIYTQIGYISMQVTESRAQRFARMPGYVEVFTGQKPTDADIERFVSRHAMGALA, from the coding sequence ATGAATATCGTTGACCCCTCTCGGCCAAGCGCCACCGAAGACATCTGGCTGAAAGCGGCCTATGACGTGTTGACCGAAAGCGGGGTCGAGGCGGTGAAAATCATGCCGCTGGCCAAACGGCTGGGCCTGACCCGCACCAGTTTTTATTGGCATTTCAAAGATCGTGAAGCGCTGTTGGAGGCGATGATCCGCTATTGGGAAGACACCAACACCGGCAACCTTGTGACCCGCTGCGAAGCCTATGCGGAAAATATTTTCGAGGCGATCTTCAACCTGTTTGACTGCTGGCTTGACGACACGCTGTTCGACTCCCGTCTGGATCTGGCGATCCGCAATTGGGCCCGCAATGATCCAGCCCTGCAAATCCGGCTGGATCAAGCGGACGCGCGCAGGAAAGAAGCGATGGAGGGCATATTTCTGCGCTTCGGGTTCGACCCCGCCGAGGCCGAAATCCGCGCTCTGACCATGATCTATACGCAAATCGGCTATATCTCGATGCAGGTTACGGAAAGCCGCGCGCAACGATTTGCCCGGATGCCCGGATATGTTGAAGTATTCACAGGGCAGAAACCAACAGACGCCGATATTGAACGTTTCGTGTCGCGTCACGCCATGGGCGCGCTGGCTTGA
- the bhcR gene encoding HTH-type transcriptional regulator BhcR, protein MKMETPKRRMGRPKNFNSNEKQTTILALDRALDVVDALAHANGMTLSQLSAHLDQSPATMHRVLATLHARNFVEMDERAQTWHIGSAAFRMGSAFLRRSSIVERSRPIMRELMEATGETSNLGIERNGVVMFISQVETQESIRAFFPPGTLSPMHASGIGKALLSCYSETRTNQYLRMAELTRFTEKTIILPDMLKNELTVIREKGWAFDDEEKAEGMRCIAAPIRDIYGEAVAGVSISGPTHRIPKSEVERIGALVSDAAAQVSRGLGSS, encoded by the coding sequence ATGAAAATGGAAACCCCGAAACGGCGGATGGGTCGCCCTAAAAACTTCAACTCCAATGAAAAGCAGACCACCATTCTGGCGCTGGATCGGGCTTTGGATGTGGTGGATGCGCTGGCCCATGCGAACGGCATGACCTTGTCACAGCTGTCAGCGCATTTGGACCAATCCCCGGCAACGATGCACCGGGTTCTTGCCACCTTGCATGCCAGGAATTTCGTTGAAATGGATGAGCGCGCCCAGACCTGGCACATCGGATCGGCCGCGTTCCGTATGGGATCGGCCTTCCTGCGGCGCAGCAGTATCGTGGAACGCAGCCGGCCCATCATGCGCGAGCTGATGGAGGCAACCGGAGAGACCTCGAATCTTGGGATCGAACGCAATGGCGTGGTGATGTTCATCAGCCAGGTTGAAACGCAGGAATCCATCCGCGCGTTTTTTCCGCCTGGCACCCTGTCACCCATGCACGCCTCTGGTATCGGGAAAGCACTGCTTTCCTGTTATTCCGAGACACGCACCAATCAATATTTGCGTATGGCAGAATTGACCCGGTTCACCGAGAAGACGATCATTTTGCCGGACATGTTGAAAAACGAACTGACAGTCATCCGCGAAAAAGGCTGGGCGTTTGACGACGAGGAAAAGGCCGAAGGCATGCGCTGCATCGCCGCCCCGATCCGGGATATCTATGGCGAGGCGGTGGCGGGGGTCTCAATCTCCGGCCCCACCCACCGGATACCGAAAAGCGAGGTCGAGAGGATCGGCGCACTGGTTTCGGACGCGGCCGCTCAAGTTTCGCGCGGCCTTGGGTCGTCCTAG
- a CDS encoding oxidoreductase, which yields MSKDPLLQPYQLKHLTLRNRIMTTSHEPAYPEDGMPKERYAAYHAERAKAGVALTMTAGSAAVSKDSPPVFNNILAYKDEVVPWIRNLTDACHDHGCAVMIQLTHLGRRTAWNKGNWLPSVSSSKHREPAHRAFPKLIEDWDIDRIITDFADAAERMQVGGMDGIELQVYGHLLDQFWSPLTNDLIGPYGADTLENRLRFPMDVLDAIRKRVGNDFIVGFRYTADEAQKGGITAEDGIEISRRLAVTGQVDFLNVIRGRIHTDPAMTDVIPVQGMKNAPHLDFAGEVRKATGMPTFHAAKIPDVATARHAVQAGLLDMVGMTRAHMADPHIVRKIIEGREDDIRPCVGATYCLDRIYQAGDALCMHNAATGRELTMPHDIPPAKTRKKVVVVGAGPGGLEAARVAAERGHEVIVFEAAADPGGQVRLTAQSPRRREMISIIDWRMAQCAARDVEFRFNTWAEADDITALIPDVVIVATGGLPNTELFETGTEQANVVTSWDIISGDVKPADNILIYDESGDHPGLQAAEIAALAGSKVEVMTPDRVFAPDIMAMNLVPYMRALQDKDVTFTVTRRLLDVKRDGNKLTAVIGTDYSDHTHDAQYDQVVVNYGTLPLDDLYFDLKPMSSNGGAVDYEALIDGQPQTMDRNPDGTFQLFRIGDAVSARNTHAAIYDALRLVKDI from the coding sequence ATGTCAAAGGATCCGTTGCTCCAGCCCTATCAACTCAAGCACCTGACGCTCAGGAACCGGATCATGACCACAAGTCATGAACCCGCTTACCCCGAAGACGGGATGCCGAAGGAGCGCTATGCGGCCTATCACGCCGAACGCGCCAAGGCCGGTGTGGCGCTGACCATGACCGCAGGATCGGCTGCGGTGTCGAAAGACAGCCCACCGGTGTTCAATAACATTCTGGCCTATAAGGACGAGGTGGTGCCGTGGATCAGAAACCTGACCGATGCCTGCCACGACCATGGTTGCGCGGTGATGATCCAACTGACCCATCTGGGTCGTCGCACCGCGTGGAACAAGGGTAATTGGCTGCCCTCGGTTTCGTCGTCAAAGCATCGCGAACCTGCGCACCGCGCCTTTCCCAAACTGATCGAGGATTGGGACATCGACCGCATCATCACCGATTTTGCCGACGCCGCCGAACGGATGCAGGTGGGCGGCATGGACGGGATCGAATTGCAGGTTTATGGCCATTTGCTGGATCAGTTCTGGTCGCCGCTGACCAACGATCTGATCGGGCCATACGGTGCCGATACGCTTGAGAACCGGTTGCGCTTTCCGATGGATGTTCTTGACGCAATCCGCAAACGCGTGGGCAACGACTTCATCGTCGGCTTCCGCTACACGGCGGACGAGGCGCAAAAAGGAGGCATCACCGCCGAGGACGGGATCGAGATTTCCAGACGGCTCGCCGTCACCGGGCAGGTCGATTTCCTGAACGTGATCCGTGGGCGCATTCACACCGATCCGGCGATGACCGACGTTATCCCGGTGCAGGGGATGAAAAATGCCCCGCATCTGGATTTTGCAGGTGAAGTCCGGAAAGCCACTGGAATGCCGACCTTCCACGCCGCGAAAATTCCCGATGTGGCGACGGCGCGCCATGCGGTGCAGGCTGGGCTTCTGGATATGGTCGGCATGACTCGGGCGCATATGGCTGATCCGCATATCGTGCGCAAGATCATCGAAGGGCGCGAGGATGACATCCGCCCCTGTGTCGGTGCGACATATTGCCTTGATCGTATCTATCAGGCGGGCGACGCGCTGTGCATGCACAACGCTGCCACCGGGCGCGAATTGACCATGCCGCATGACATTCCGCCCGCCAAGACCCGCAAGAAAGTGGTGGTCGTGGGCGCTGGCCCCGGTGGGTTGGAAGCCGCCCGCGTCGCTGCCGAACGCGGCCACGAGGTCATCGTGTTCGAAGCCGCCGCCGATCCCGGTGGGCAGGTGCGCCTGACCGCACAAAGCCCGCGCAGGCGCGAAATGATCTCGATCATCGACTGGCGCATGGCGCAATGTGCCGCGCGCGACGTGGAGTTTCGGTTCAACACATGGGCCGAGGCTGACGACATCACCGCCCTGATCCCCGATGTGGTGATCGTGGCAACCGGCGGCCTGCCTAACACGGAACTTTTTGAAACCGGGACCGAGCAAGCGAATGTCGTTACCTCGTGGGACATCATCTCGGGCGACGTGAAGCCTGCCGACAATATCCTGATCTATGACGAAAGCGGCGATCATCCGGGGCTTCAGGCTGCTGAAATCGCGGCGCTGGCCGGATCGAAGGTCGAGGTGATGACCCCCGACCGCGTGTTTGCCCCCGACATCATGGCGATGAACCTTGTGCCCTATATGCGCGCGTTGCAGGACAAGGATGTGACTTTCACTGTGACCCGGCGGCTTTTGGATGTGAAACGCGATGGCAACAAGCTGACGGCGGTCATTGGCACAGATTACAGTGACCACACCCATGACGCGCAGTATGATCAGGTCGTGGTGAACTATGGCACCCTGCCGCTGGACGATCTCTATTTCGATTTGAAGCCGATGTCGTCAAACGGCGGGGCGGTGGATTACGAGGCCCTGATCGACGGTCAGCCACAAACCATGGATCGCAACCCGGATGGCACCTTCCAACTGTTCCGCATTGGCGATGCCGTCTCGGCCCGCAACACCCATGCGGCGATCTATGACGCGCTTCGGTTGGTAAAGGACATCTGA
- a CDS encoding oxidoreductase yields the protein MAEFPHIFQPVQLRHKTLKNRLVFGAHTTNMAQDGLPGEQHLAYYVERAMGGAAMIVVEPMPVHPAAVLTRGNFRPGSDTVIPHFRRITEACQAHGTVMIQQLYHVGAHGDGDISWHAHWSPSGGPSYHDSDGSHEMTETEIEDTIEGFVQAAIRCQKAGFDGVEVWAAYHGLLDQFWTPFSNQRSDSWGGSLENRTRASREVLRRIRDACGNDFVIGLAVNDEPDVEAALTKEDTARIVALHDAEGLMDYVTCGTGGYFDFYKLMPTFLYGEKLGVDLAAMLKGVVKNALVTAESHIRTPQNANTVLGAGEADLVSIVRGQIADPHLVNKARRGRADDIRGCISCNQQCWGRRSRDYYISCLINPSAGHEYLWGGDRFDPAPNSKSVLVVGGGPAGLEAARVAAERGHRVALAEAGPRLGGQFRLAGLQPRRGQISELIDWYERQLTQLGVDLRFNTCMDEGDITAFGADKVVLATGSLPAETGFQKALPHLTGLPGLEKGNVCSVEDVMMQTVRPGPRVVVLDEGGNWRGCGTAWRLAEDGHEVTIVTPAAMIGKELERSATDWPLRRTLAQLGVRFVTDAAISEWTANGAIVQSLLTGQTEPLAADMLVLATTNIADTSLRTALDVMGILTHTIGDANAPRNAALAIYEGRQAGRAI from the coding sequence ATGGCCGAGTTCCCCCATATCTTTCAGCCGGTGCAATTGCGGCACAAGACCTTGAAAAACCGGCTGGTGTTTGGCGCGCATACCACGAACATGGCGCAGGATGGTCTGCCCGGCGAACAGCATCTGGCCTATTATGTTGAACGCGCCATGGGCGGTGCGGCGATGATCGTGGTTGAACCGATGCCAGTGCATCCCGCCGCCGTCCTCACCCGTGGCAATTTCCGGCCTGGCTCGGACACGGTCATACCGCATTTCCGGCGCATCACCGAAGCGTGCCAGGCCCACGGCACCGTGATGATCCAGCAGCTTTACCATGTTGGCGCACATGGTGATGGCGACATTTCCTGGCACGCCCACTGGTCGCCGTCGGGCGGCCCCAGTTATCACGACAGCGACGGCAGTCACGAAATGACCGAGACCGAGATTGAGGACACAATCGAAGGGTTTGTCCAGGCCGCCATCCGCTGCCAGAAAGCCGGGTTCGACGGGGTCGAGGTCTGGGCTGCCTATCACGGTCTTCTGGATCAGTTCTGGACGCCATTTTCCAATCAGCGCAGCGATAGTTGGGGCGGCAGTCTTGAAAATCGCACGCGCGCCTCGCGCGAGGTGCTGCGCCGCATTCGTGACGCCTGTGGCAATGACTTCGTCATCGGTTTGGCCGTCAATGACGAACCGGATGTCGAAGCCGCTTTGACCAAGGAAGACACTGCCCGGATTGTCGCTCTGCACGATGCCGAGGGGTTGATGGATTACGTCACCTGCGGCACGGGCGGCTATTTCGATTTCTACAAGCTGATGCCGACCTTTCTTTACGGCGAAAAGCTGGGGGTCGATCTGGCGGCTATGCTAAAGGGCGTGGTGAAGAATGCTCTCGTCACCGCCGAAAGTCACATCCGAACACCGCAAAACGCAAACACCGTTCTGGGCGCAGGCGAGGCCGATCTGGTGTCCATCGTGCGCGGCCAGATTGCCGATCCGCATCTGGTCAACAAGGCCAGGAGGGGACGGGCGGATGACATTCGCGGCTGCATCTCCTGTAACCAGCAATGTTGGGGGCGGCGCAGCCGTGACTATTACATTTCGTGCCTGATCAACCCCTCTGCCGGGCATGAATATCTGTGGGGCGGAGACAGGTTTGATCCGGCACCCAATTCAAAATCCGTTCTTGTTGTCGGCGGTGGCCCCGCCGGGCTTGAGGCCGCCCGCGTGGCCGCAGAACGCGGGCATCGCGTCGCGCTGGCCGAAGCCGGGCCAAGGTTGGGCGGGCAATTCCGCTTGGCCGGATTGCAGCCGCGCCGGGGCCAGATCAGCGAGTTGATCGACTGGTATGAACGGCAACTGACCCAGCTTGGTGTCGATCTGCGTTTCAACACTTGCATGGATGAAGGCGACATAACAGCATTCGGCGCTGACAAAGTGGTTCTGGCGACCGGATCACTGCCCGCCGAAACGGGCTTCCAAAAGGCGCTGCCGCATCTGACCGGCCTTCCGGGTCTGGAAAAGGGCAATGTCTGCTCGGTCGAGGATGTGATGATGCAAACGGTGCGGCCGGGCCCGCGTGTCGTTGTGCTGGACGAAGGCGGCAATTGGCGCGGCTGTGGCACAGCTTGGCGGCTGGCCGAGGACGGCCATGAGGTGACGATTGTCACCCCCGCCGCGATGATCGGCAAGGAACTGGAACGCTCGGCCACCGATTGGCCGCTCCGGCGGACGCTGGCCCAGTTGGGCGTGCGCTTCGTGACCGATGCCGCAATCAGCGAATGGACCGCCAACGGCGCGATCGTGCAATCCCTGTTGACGGGTCAAACCGAACCTCTCGCGGCCGACATGCTGGTACTGGCCACGACAAACATCGCCGACACCAGCCTTCGCACGGCGTTAGACGTGATGGGCATTCTCACCCACACCATCGGCGACGCCAATGCGCCCCGCAATGCGGCCTTGGCGATATACGAGGGGCGACAGGCTGGCCGCGCGATTTGA
- a CDS encoding trimethylamine methyltransferase family protein → MGHVTETARKARRRSRGGDQAARSGAPGQNPQLEVPFITRGIPTYDLLGDDSLAQIEATADRILAEIGIEFRDDPETVRLFRTAGGHVNDLTADSWNIKFEPGMIRDILKTAPARFTQHARNPARSVEIGGEAVVFAPSYGSPFVMDLDKGRRYGTIEDFRNFIKLGQSSPWLHHSGGTICEPTDIAVNKRHLDMVYSHIRYSDRAFLGSITAPERAEDSIEMCRILFGADFVDQNCVIMGNFNTTSPLVLDGVTTQGIRAYARAGQGSIHLPFLLGGAVSPLTMAGSVAQCLAESMVSCALTQLVRPGAPAVLASFLSSMSLRSGSPTFGTPEPALGSLVMGQLARRLNMPLRCAGNFSTSKLPDAQAMQQSMMSMMSAVQCGANYVLHSAGFLDGLLSMSYEKFIMDTDLCGALHAYLKGIEVNEDTLAFDALAEKGPGEHLFSTAHTMRHYKTAYWDSAMDDNQPWETWDEQGGIDAATRANSRWKEQLNAYQTPPLDPGKDEALQEFMAKKKASMPDAWY, encoded by the coding sequence ATGGGTCATGTGACAGAAACAGCACGCAAAGCCCGGCGGCGTTCTCGGGGCGGCGATCAAGCGGCACGCAGCGGTGCTCCCGGCCAGAACCCACAGCTTGAGGTGCCGTTCATCACCCGCGGCATTCCGACCTATGACCTTTTGGGCGACGACAGTCTGGCGCAGATCGAAGCGACAGCCGACCGCATCCTTGCCGAGATCGGAATCGAGTTTCGCGACGATCCCGAAACCGTGCGTCTGTTCCGCACCGCCGGTGGTCACGTCAACGACCTGACCGCCGACAGTTGGAACATCAAATTCGAACCGGGCATGATCCGCGATATCCTGAAAACCGCACCGGCCCGGTTCACGCAACATGCCCGAAACCCCGCGCGCTCGGTCGAAATTGGTGGCGAAGCGGTGGTGTTCGCACCCTCCTATGGCTCGCCTTTCGTCATGGACCTCGACAAAGGCCGCCGCTATGGCACGATCGAGGATTTCCGCAATTTCATCAAGCTGGGCCAGTCCAGCCCGTGGCTGCACCATTCCGGGGGGACGATCTGCGAACCGACAGACATCGCGGTGAACAAGCGGCATCTGGATATGGTCTATTCCCATATCCGCTATTCCGACCGCGCGTTTCTTGGCTCGATCACCGCGCCGGAACGGGCCGAAGACAGCATCGAGATGTGCCGCATCCTGTTCGGTGCGGACTTCGTTGACCAGAACTGTGTCATAATGGGCAATTTCAACACGACGTCGCCCTTGGTGCTTGATGGCGTGACAACTCAAGGCATCCGCGCCTATGCACGGGCCGGACAAGGGTCGATCCACTTGCCTTTCCTGCTGGGCGGTGCGGTGTCGCCGCTGACGATGGCGGGGTCCGTCGCGCAATGTCTTGCCGAAAGCATGGTGTCCTGTGCGCTGACCCAACTTGTGCGCCCCGGCGCGCCTGCGGTGCTGGCATCTTTCCTCAGTTCAATGTCACTTCGGTCCGGCTCGCCCACCTTCGGCACGCCGGAACCCGCGCTGGGGTCGCTGGTGATGGGGCAATTGGCCCGTCGCCTGAACATGCCGCTGCGCTGTGCGGGAAATTTCTCGACCTCGAAATTGCCCGATGCGCAGGCGATGCAGCAATCCATGATGTCGATGATGTCGGCGGTGCAATGCGGCGCGAACTACGTTCTGCATTCAGCCGGGTTCCTCGATGGGCTGTTGTCGATGTCCTACGAGAAATTTATCATGGACACCGACCTGTGCGGCGCGCTTCACGCCTATCTGAAAGGGATCGAGGTGAACGAGGACACGCTTGCCTTCGACGCCTTGGCGGAAAAAGGTCCGGGCGAGCATCTGTTCTCGACCGCGCACACGATGCGGCACTACAAGACCGCCTATTGGGACAGCGCAATGGACGACAACCAGCCATGGGAAACTTGGGATGAACAAGGTGGGATTGACGCCGCCACCCGCGCCAATTCGCGTTGGAAAGAACAACTGAACGCCTATCAGACACCCCCGCTCGACCCCGGAAAAGACGAAGCTCTTCAGGAGTTCATGGCGAAGAAGAAAGCGTCGATGCCAGACGCGTGGTATTGA